One window from the genome of Leuconostoc suionicum encodes:
- the serS gene encoding serine--tRNA ligase codes for MLDMRYMRKNSSEVKQRLENRGVNPETIDELLELDQKRRDLIQKVESLKAQRNEVSDKIAFAKRQKEDASEAILQMKQVGADIKSLDNEQTLLDEQVREIAAHLPNMAASDVPVGPDESANVEQRKWAPEEYGSRPHALEEASWVKAHYEIGENLGILDFERGAKVSGARFLYYVGDGARLERAVYNFMLDEHRQEGYTEMITPIVVNDSAMFGTGQYPKFQDDAYRVEGLNQTYIPTAEVPLTNYYSGEELPSEDLPIKFTALSPSFRKEAGSAGKDTRGLIRLHQFNKVEMVKFTKPEDSYEELEKMTLDAENILQKLNLPYHVIVLSTGDMGFSAAKTYDIEVWMPQQNVYREISSVSNTEDFQARRMHITYRDADNKLQLVHTLNGSGLAVGRTVAAILENYQNEDGSVTIPEVLRPYLGGQEKLEPTPHH; via the coding sequence TTAACCCAGAAACAATTGACGAGTTATTGGAGCTTGACCAAAAGCGAAGGGATTTGATCCAAAAAGTTGAGTCTCTTAAGGCACAACGTAATGAAGTATCAGACAAAATTGCTTTTGCTAAGCGTCAAAAAGAAGATGCTAGTGAAGCAATTTTGCAAATGAAGCAAGTTGGGGCAGATATTAAGAGTCTTGATAATGAGCAGACATTGCTGGATGAACAGGTTCGAGAAATTGCTGCTCATTTGCCAAATATGGCTGCTAGTGATGTACCAGTTGGCCCAGACGAATCTGCTAACGTAGAACAACGAAAGTGGGCCCCAGAGGAATACGGATCACGTCCGCATGCCTTAGAAGAAGCATCGTGGGTTAAAGCTCATTATGAAATTGGAGAGAATCTGGGGATACTTGACTTTGAGAGAGGCGCAAAAGTTTCTGGTGCCCGTTTCTTATACTACGTTGGTGATGGGGCAAGGCTTGAACGTGCTGTCTATAACTTTATGTTAGATGAGCATAGGCAAGAAGGTTACACTGAAATGATCACGCCGATTGTGGTGAATGATTCAGCAATGTTTGGAACAGGACAATATCCAAAGTTTCAAGATGATGCCTATCGTGTAGAAGGATTGAATCAAACATATATTCCAACTGCGGAAGTCCCTTTGACTAACTATTATTCAGGAGAAGAATTGCCAAGCGAGGACTTACCAATCAAGTTCACTGCGCTGTCACCTTCTTTCCGTAAAGAAGCGGGATCGGCAGGTAAAGATACGCGTGGATTAATCCGTTTGCATCAATTTAATAAGGTTGAGATGGTTAAATTTACCAAACCAGAAGATTCTTACGAAGAATTAGAAAAGATGACACTAGATGCAGAAAACATTTTACAAAAACTGAATTTGCCTTATCATGTGATTGTATTGTCAACAGGCGACATGGGATTCTCAGCAGCAAAAACATATGATATTGAGGTCTGGATGCCACAGCAGAACGTTTATCGAGAAATTTCTTCAGTATCAAACACTGAAGATTTCCAAGCGCGTCGAATGCACATTACCTATCGCGATGCAGATAATAAGTTACAGCTTGTGCATACATTAAATGGTTCTGGCCTAGCAGTAGGGCGAACAGTAGCGGCTATTTTAGAAAACTATCAAAATGAGGATGGTTCAGTAACTATTCCAGAAGTTTTGCGACCTTATTTAGGCGGACAAGAGAAGCTTGAACCAACACCACACCATTAA
- the secA gene encoding preprotein translocase subunit SecA produces MANPIRKLVDNSKQQLKKLNKIADQVESYADTMASMSDSELQAKTGEFKSKIADAIDGIEDKDKQNKALAKVLDELLPEAFAVAREGAKRVLGLYPFHVQIMGSIVLHGGNLAEMRTGEGKTLTATMAVYLNALSGRGVHVVTVNDYLSARDAEQMGQLYNWLGLTVGVNVGDAPAEEKRAAYNADITYSTNFNIGFDYLRDNMVRRADERVMQRGLNFALIDEADSILIDTARTPLIISGPGSGISQLYARADRFVKTLQRDEDFKVDEEAKATLLTPEGIHKSEIFFNLDNLYDADDTALTHHIDQALRANFNYIKDKDYVVQDGEVKLIDQSTGRISEGTRLSDGLHQAIEAKENVEIQEENKSMAQITYQNLFRMYKKLSGMTGTAKTEEEELREIYNMEVISIPTNRPVRRVDKPDLLYTSIRAKYNAVVKLIVELHEKGQPILIGTGSVEDSELLSKILMTKNLPHNVLNAKNNAKEAEIIANAGQRGAITVATNMAGRGTDIKLGPGVAELGGLVVIATERHESRRIDNQLRGRAGRQGDEGFSQFFLSLEDDLMIRFGAERVRLMMQRMNLDEDTVITNRFITRSVESAQKRVEGNNYDTRKNVLQYDDVVREQRELIYHERDIVIDESESLEWVLMPMVERTINRVVDAQTKEKKSSEWNLPQIVAFVGNALAHDDAVTVQQLQGLTRDEIKAKLLELAKLNYKEKQSQLYDPEQMLEFEKVVILRAVDQHWTDHIDSLDRLRQGVGLRGYGQLNPLIEYQSEAFANFQKMIADVEYDTTRTFMKAEIRQNLRS; encoded by the coding sequence ATGGCCAATCCAATACGTAAATTAGTTGATAATTCAAAGCAACAACTAAAGAAATTAAATAAAATTGCCGATCAAGTCGAAAGTTATGCAGACACTATGGCTAGCATGTCAGATAGTGAGTTACAGGCTAAAACTGGAGAATTCAAGTCAAAAATTGCTGATGCAATTGATGGTATTGAGGACAAGGATAAGCAAAATAAGGCTTTGGCAAAAGTTTTAGACGAGCTGTTACCAGAAGCTTTTGCTGTGGCACGGGAGGGAGCTAAACGAGTTCTTGGTTTGTATCCTTTCCATGTTCAAATCATGGGATCCATCGTATTACACGGTGGAAACTTAGCTGAAATGCGTACAGGTGAAGGTAAAACCCTGACTGCAACAATGGCTGTCTATTTAAATGCATTATCAGGTCGCGGTGTGCATGTTGTTACAGTAAACGATTATTTATCCGCTCGAGACGCGGAGCAAATGGGTCAATTATATAATTGGCTTGGATTAACAGTAGGTGTTAATGTTGGTGATGCGCCAGCAGAAGAAAAGCGTGCTGCTTACAACGCTGATATCACTTATTCTACCAACTTTAACATCGGGTTTGATTATCTACGTGACAACATGGTACGACGTGCTGACGAGCGTGTTATGCAACGAGGATTGAACTTTGCACTTATCGATGAAGCAGATTCAATTTTGATTGATACGGCTCGTACACCTTTGATTATTTCTGGACCAGGTTCAGGAATCTCCCAACTCTATGCTCGCGCTGACCGTTTCGTGAAAACTTTGCAACGTGATGAGGACTTCAAGGTTGATGAAGAAGCCAAGGCGACTTTGTTAACACCTGAAGGAATTCACAAAAGCGAGATATTCTTTAACTTGGATAACTTATATGATGCGGATGATACAGCCTTAACGCATCATATTGACCAAGCCTTGCGTGCTAATTTTAATTACATTAAAGATAAGGATTATGTTGTTCAAGATGGCGAGGTTAAGTTGATTGATCAGTCAACGGGCCGTATTTCTGAAGGAACACGTTTATCAGATGGCTTGCACCAAGCTATTGAAGCTAAAGAAAACGTCGAGATTCAAGAAGAGAATAAATCAATGGCGCAAATTACTTATCAAAATTTGTTCCGTATGTATAAGAAACTTTCAGGTATGACTGGAACCGCTAAAACTGAGGAAGAAGAATTACGCGAAATTTACAATATGGAAGTAATCAGTATTCCTACGAACCGTCCTGTTAGACGTGTGGATAAGCCTGATTTACTTTATACGTCTATTCGTGCCAAGTATAATGCGGTTGTAAAATTGATTGTTGAATTGCATGAAAAGGGACAACCCATCCTAATTGGTACGGGATCTGTTGAAGATTCAGAATTGTTATCAAAAATTTTGATGACAAAAAATTTGCCTCATAATGTTTTAAATGCTAAAAATAACGCTAAAGAAGCTGAAATCATTGCCAATGCTGGACAACGTGGTGCAATAACAGTAGCTACAAATATGGCAGGCCGTGGAACAGATATCAAGCTTGGACCCGGTGTCGCAGAACTCGGTGGGTTAGTTGTTATTGCCACAGAACGTCATGAATCACGGCGTATTGATAATCAGTTACGTGGTCGTGCAGGACGTCAGGGAGATGAAGGCTTTTCACAGTTCTTTCTTTCATTGGAAGATGATTTGATGATTCGTTTTGGTGCTGAACGTGTCCGCCTGATGATGCAGAGAATGAATTTGGATGAAGACACAGTGATTACCAATCGGTTTATTACTCGTTCTGTCGAATCAGCCCAAAAGCGTGTTGAAGGAAATAACTATGATACACGTAAAAATGTTTTGCAGTACGATGATGTTGTACGTGAACAACGTGAATTGATTTATCATGAACGTGATATTGTTATTGATGAATCAGAGTCATTGGAGTGGGTTTTGATGCCAATGGTTGAACGTACTATTAACCGTGTCGTAGATGCTCAAACGAAAGAGAAAAAGTCTTCTGAATGGAATCTGCCGCAAATCGTTGCTTTTGTTGGCAATGCCTTAGCACATGATGATGCCGTTACAGTGCAACAACTGCAGGGATTGACTCGTGATGAAATCAAAGCAAAATTATTAGAGTTAGCGAAGTTGAATTATAAAGAAAAGCAAAGCCAGCTTTATGACCCAGAACAAATGTTGGAGTTCGAGAAAGTTGTTATTTTGAGGGCTGTTGATCAACATTGG